The Triticum aestivum cultivar Chinese Spring chromosome 4B, IWGSC CS RefSeq v2.1, whole genome shotgun sequence sequence AAAACTAAAAGTACATAAAGGTCATCTAGAaaaaatgatactccctccattccacaatgtagtgcctatagatttttgtgaaagtcaaactttgccaactttgaccaagtgtatagagaaaattgtctacatctacaataccaaacatgtacattatgaaaatataactcacgatgtatccaatgatgtgcatttggtattctagatgtacctacttttctctataaacatggtcaaagtttgtaatgtttgacttttgtaaaaatctataggcactacattatggaacggatggAGCATTAGCTAGAAAATCCCACAAAAGCCAAAACATCCCACGGTTGATCTATTTCATTGTTAAAAGTAAATTCTCTGTTCTAATATAATATCGCGCATAAATGGTGCCAATTCCCAATTTTAACTTTAACTCCACATAATGATGTAATACAGTGTTTTAACAGTATGATGATACATCCCCATGTGAGTTAAGGTGGCGTTTGGTTCGATGGCGAGGCTGGGTTGGCTAAGGATATCCTCAACCAGGTGGTTAGGGATAACCACTTTTCGTTGTTTGATTGGGTGGGATTGGATTGGTTGAATATCCATGTTTTGTTGTTTGGTTGAAAGGGTGAGGAGAGGTGGCTAGGGATAGTTATTTGTGTGTTTAACTTTGACATGCCAAGTTTGAAAAATAGAAATACACTTTCAGATAGCCTCTTTTTCTTGTGTGTAGTATTTATTCACGGTAGTACTAGTAAAAAAAAACTTCAAGATACATATACACAAGCACACACGCACAATCAGCCACACGTCCTGACGCATAAATTAGTATACACACACATAATAACAGATCGGGCTGCAGTTCGTAGAGCGACAAATCAGAGAGTAGAATTTCATACAGGGGAATTCGAGCATGGGAATTGAGAGGATTGAGGCACCGAGCCAGCCGCAGCCTAACCCAGCAGAGGCACGCAGAGCTTGGTTGTGTGGCGGCCGTCGTTGAGGAACGCGTGATTGTGTGGCGGCCGTCGTCGAGGAACGCGAGGCTCTGGCTGGATCCGGTTCGCCGCTACTCTTCtccggccggcgccggcgccgccgcccagcATGAGAAAGAGAGCGCGGAGAGGTGGATAAACTGAGATGCTTTTCGTTCGGGAGAACTGACTCGAAAGAAACGATTCGCTTGCGACGCGAGCTTGGCTGCCTGCCGTCATCCGCCATATTTTGCCGGCTCTTGCCAACCAGTTTTTTGAGGAATATTCTCAGCATCTTGGCTATCCCTATCCTTTCATCCCTGTAAACCAAACGAGTGGCATCCCTCAGAAAATTGGCTATCCCTGTCCAACCGAGGGATAACAGATGAACCAAACGCCATctaaaagaaagatgatgaaagTTTTTTCATGCGCAAGCAATTGGTGGGCACTGCTATTTCGAGCAAAAGCATAAATTTGCGGTTGATTTAGAATTTTCATTTGTTTCATTTATATGAGATTTTCGTACCCAGCATTCCGTAAGAAGTTTTTGTAAAACCAATTTTATTGGATCACTTGGATCAGCTAAATAGATGTCAAAGAATGCAAAAACTTTCTTCGAAGTATAGTCGATGATTCTATCATGGAGACCATTTCCTTTGTATCCAGTTGTTGTGTCCCACTTGTTCTGTTTCAGCTATTATCTCACATGTTGGTCTTCTGATGGCCACTTGCATGTTctgtttcttttgtttttgctgAACTTGAACTCCTGTAATTGATAGGTCATAGTAATGGAACTGGGAAGGTTTCCCATTCTCGCTCAAATTTTCTTATGAATGAAGTACATGTAGCTTTATGATATTCTAGTCTTTaatctttttgcttgcttcttagACATGAATTGGATCTAAAATTGCTTGTGAAGCCAGTGTTCTCTCTGTAACTTGAATGATCACATCACGCCCATTTGTACCCAGAGGTGGCATCAAGCAAACATTGTGTGACTGACTGATAGCTACTCCCTCTGCCCGAATTAGTTGTctcagatttgtctagatacatccgtttctggacaaatctaagacaactaatTTGGGACAGAAATAATATTTACCTGCTTATACTTTGTTGTTCTTTGTCTGCCTCTGTACTAGTATTGGTGAACAGAAGCATGTTCAGGCTGTCTACAAATGCTAAAGTTGTTGCAGCATGTAACTTACAATTGTTACATTAAAGAAAGCTGCATCAAGATGCACAGTGTTTTGGTACACAAACTTCCATTTTTGACAACATATAATTCAGCAGATACTGTTTTCAAAACTAGAAATTGATCACACACCGATTATGTGCTGTGCTTTGTGAAGCTGCATTTGCAGCTAGATTTCTTCTATAATTTATTGACTTGAATTGGGTTTGTATGTCCCCATGCGCTGCATAGTCTGAGTGCCGTATTTGCCAGAAAGGATAAACTCTTGGGGTACAGTGATGACTGAAATAGCCAGGGCGAACAAAAAAAGAAAACCCCCAAATACAGGTcgttacaatgcaaactctctactTTGTGCTGTAAAGTTAGCTGAGTTGCGCATGAATCTCAGGTGTTGAGCAATCCATAAGTGTTGCTGCTTGGGTTAATTGAACTTATGTCACTAGGTAAATCCTGGAAATATGTTTTGATTGGCCGTCATCAGTTaaacataatgtttttatattttgTTGCCCTGTTTTTCTAGATTTTCTTGTGCCTTTCTGTATGTTTCCACCTTAGCACTGCTAGTTTGTTTTTCAAGAACATTTCTGGAAATCAGGTTTTTATGCCGGAGCGGCTGTTCCACATTTCAAAACTTTGTTCTTATCAGGAAGCTACGTACTTGTCATCACTTCTCGGAAGGATGCTGGCTCTTATGGGGCTTCCACAGTTTACCATGCGAATTCGATGAAATTCTTGTGCTGCAACGAGGCTATAAAGCATTTAACTTCAGAGGAAGTGTGGAATAAATGAATATTTGATGCAATTTGACTCACATTGTTTGATCATAACCGGAACATGATTACCTTTACATGATATTTTTGTCTTGTGAGAGTGCATTTTAACTTGTTTATACATCTGCCTGCAGAAACGAGATGAGGCATACTTCATGTCTCTCTTGAGAATTGCAGAAACTACTTGTGGACTTTATTATTCGTATGACAGGGATTTGACATTAAAGTAAGTATTCTGTCATGTGTGTCTCTGGAAAAAGGCAGCTGAAAAATGTTTATTATGTAGTTTCATGCGTCGCAGAATTATGATAAATTTGTTGATCTGTTGTTTTCTCTATTATATGAGCTCTCGTTATTTGTAGCTTGCAGAGGGCATCAAAGCTGGCTGCGGGGAGGGTACATAAGCCACTATGGAAGCAGGTTAATATTGGTTTATTGTTTGCATTTTAATATTCAACTGTCTTATTATACTTGAGTTGTTACATACTCATCAACACAATGAATTTGATATGTCCTAGCTACATGAGAAACAGGTTTTCTAAGTCGACCAGGCTGCACACCATGAAGACTAAAGTTGCATAGAAATCTACATGTAACTTTAGGTGTAGAAGGGTGCAACTGCCCAGTGAAGATGAGGCAAATAATTAATTAGTGTAGAAGTAGACTTAGATTTTTTTTACAGATAGCAAAACTATAAAAATAACAATATAACATATTTTAGAACCCAAATATAGCTGGTGAGCATACTgcgcgcggggggagggggggggggtatcaCCACCACCTCCACGTTCATTGGAGTAAAGAAAGATACAGCCTGTATTATTTGGATCTTTTGGCTACTGTCTTTGTTCTTTTTAGTTTTGTTATTAATCTTACATTTATGCTTAATTTCAAAATACAATTTCAGTGCAAGCACATCCTAACCAGTATACATGCACATGCAACTATAAATTAATATAAAAAGAGCAAAACCTTAAAAATACCCCTGTAACAGTTTAAACGCCTGTGCTTTACAATTGAGACTGTAAAGACTAAAGTCACACTATCTCTCTATATATACTCTATTCTTCTGTCATTGTGAGCTGGCACATCCTCACCAGACATTCTTGGTTGAGATCGGTGTATTTTTGATGATTCACATCCACACTACGAGTTCCTAATACTTGGCATTCTGAAGTGATCAACAAGAGAATCAGAGACTTGCTATAAAACCATAAAGCTGTACAAGCCTTTATTACGTTACAACCCTGCCTGATTTAGTCTTTCCTTATAAAGAATCAGGCAACTTACCAAAAGGGTTCTTTCATGGTCACTGCTCTTCAAGTAGTTAAGTTTATTTTTCAGGCTGATCCACGGTTTGTTTGGAACAGGAATTTGTTAGAGAAGCTTATTGAAACTAAGGTAATCCTATTTGAAGAGAATACAAACGTTTTTCTGATTTTCATTTTCAGACGACTTACCTATTTTTatatgttgttgcagcttgatgaGTTCATTACCCCACTGATCCAAGGAAATAtcctaaaatttcaaaaaattccatgAAAATATAATACAGTAGTAACTATATCTGCACTTGTTACTGTTTACTGTGTACTTGCCTTCTGGCCATTGGCTTCTCTTTCCATTGTGCAAATATGCAATGCTGTCCCCATCATTTGTATTTCAGCATTGGAGGAAATATGCTTCAGGAGTTGGTCCATCCTTGACTATTTTACGTTTTCAGACAGAGCAATTTACCTTGAAGGATAGACTAGTCAGAATAACTTTATTCTCTCAGAGATGCAACAGGCGTTTAGGTTGTACATTTTTTCCCTAACATTTCAATTGGATATTAGCATCTGGGACTAACTTCTCATTGTCATCCACCCATTCATTGCAGGGACAAGAATGTGGAGAAGGGGTGCAAATCTTGAAGGTGCCACCGCCAATTTTGTCGAGACAGAACAGCTGGTTGAGTATGAAGGTTTAACGTCCTCATTTATACAGGTGATTTCATGATATAATGAGATAAGCTTCTTTGCTGGATGATCATGACATATTCAAAGGAAACGTGATATTAATCCTATAAATGCTATGTTATGTGACGACATTTAGATTAATATTTTACAACTCCCTTGTTAGGTTAGGGGCTCTATTCCACTTCTCTGGGAGCAGATAGTGGATTTAAGCTACAAACCACGACCCAGCATTATTGAACATGAAGAAATGGTAGGAACATATTGGCACCAACGTGTATATCTAATGGCCACTCTCACTGAATACAACCTGCTGACTTCTCTCAAACTATTATCGCTCACAGACGAAGGTTGTTGAGCGCCACTTTCACGATCTTTCACAAAGATATGGAGATACAATGGTTATTGATCTGACCGATAAAGTAAGTTTTTGAATTCAAATTGGAATTGTGAGTTGTTTTGTGATTAAATAAATTCATAATATGCTGATTTATTGCAGCCTTTACATTTTAAGCTACAATATGAAAGGACTTGTGTAGAATCAAGCACAGAGCGAGCAGTCCATGTGTAAAAAAATGTGAACTGCTCATGTTATTACACCCAGTTCTTTGCTTGCCCCAGTTCTAGCCTGTTTTAGTAAATTGAAGACtgaaacagaaaaataaaattgtCTGTAGCTACGTCTTGACCTCTTGAAAATATCAAACTTTCAGTCAGATAATCAGATTATTCTTTCAGTCCATACAGCAGAGACAGATGACAGTTTGTCCGACCTTTCTTTTATTGCAGCAAGGTGATGAAGGAAATTTAAGCAATGCATTTGCTGCTGAAATGCAGAACTTTCCTGATATCAGGTGCTTTATGAGCTTATGTTTCCTGAAAATGCTTAGCTATTCTATCGATTTTTATTTGCAAAGTTGCAAGTAGTGAAGTAGTACTTACTATCTCCTAGGGATTATGTGTCACATAACATTCATTTGTTCTATGCTAATAATGTTGTCCTTTTCTAACAGGTATGTGCACTTTGATTTCCATCATATTTGTGGCGGAGGGAACTTTGATAACTTGCAAGTTCTCTATGATGAAATTGAGGAAGCTATTCAGAAACAAGGGTAATTTCTAAATAATGAATATTCCACTCTTTATTTTTCCTAATAATACCACTTTAGTATCCACTTCAACCACTCAAGTTTAACTGTGGCAAGTAAtttgctcttgattcatttctgGGCCAGCGGAGTAGATATTTCCTTATGAACTCTAAAGGAGAGATATTGTTGGACCAAAGTGGCGTCGTTAGGTCCAACTGCATAGATTGCCTGGACCGCACAAATGTGACGCAGGTCTGTTCACCTTATTTATCAGATCCAATTTGATAacattgttttttttttcaaaattgttaaCTTATTTGCTCTAGGTTTTCATTGAAATACAAAGTTAACAGTTTGTAACCGTACGCACACTTACCTAACTGAGTAGGTGGATTTGCAACCTTGTGCTCCTAGCACTGCACCCTGCAAAACTTTTCGCTCTAGTTGAGTGTCTAGATCATTGTGCCACCATTACAGTTGTATAATAGACAGTTCACGATTGCAAAGATCAAAGAGCAGCCTAATTTGTTGTAATTATTTACATATTAGTTAgacattactccctccgttccacaatgtagtgcatatagatttaaAAAAAGTTAAACCTTGCAAATTTTGACCATGTGGatgaaaacatttacatctagaatgccaatcatatatcattagattcaccataagatgtactccctccgtaaacaaatataagagcgtttagattactattttagtgatctaaacgctcttatatttgtttacagagggagtagtttcatattttatatatttggtaTTATAGATATAAATAGGTttatctataaacttggtcaaagtttgcacagtttgacttctcaaaaaatctatacgcactacattatggaacggagggagtaatataatgGATTAACTAGAAGATGTACGTTGCTGTGGGAGGTGTAGCACAAAATTCTTATGAATACAATCTTTGTGGGAGTCGAGAAGCTAGTAAGCAACGATTTCTTCAAGGGGGCAGCTGGGTTGGAGCATGCGGATGACATGGACTCATGTCAATGCACTTAGTGGGTATTCACTTTATAGGATATATGAATGGGTATGTCCCATTGGCATTCCCCTGGACACTACCTCTGACTCTGATCATCTTGAGATGCAAAGATTCACTTCCACAATCATTTCTTCATGGAGGCTTTGTCCTTGTCGCCTGGAACATCTAGAAGCAACGAAATGCTATGATCTTTGACAATGTTAGCCCTCGTAACCTAACCTCTTGGTCTGGGTTTGGCAATTTTGCTCTCAGGCTTCACGCAGCCCTGTATTCCAAAAGGGCAAAAAACACATTTTGAAGTTTAAAAGCTTTTTTTCCACACAGATATATCTGCAAAATCTTATTGAGAAATGCATTAGTTTGTAAGCTGCACAGAAAAGACAAATTTGTGGATCCATAAAAGCAAATGGTAACTCTATTTTTTAATCCACATATTTATCTTTTTTGTGTACATCACAACTGA is a genomic window containing:
- the LOC123092456 gene encoding phosphoinositide phosphatase SAC8, which codes for MLKLLQHVTYNCYIKESCIKMHSVLKRDEAYFMSLLRIAETTCGLYYSYDRDLTLNLQRASKLAAGRVHKPLWKQADPRFVWNRNLLEKLIETKVILFEENTNVFLIFIFRRLTYFYMLLQLDEFITPLIQGSFQTEQFTLKDRLVRITLFSQRCNRRLGTRMWRRGANLEGATANFVETEQLVEYEGLTSSFIQVRGSIPLLWEQIVDLSYKPRPSIIEHEEMTKVVERHFHDLSQRYGDTMVIDLTDKQGDEGNLSNAFAAEMQNFPDIRYVHFDFHHICGGGNFDNLQVLYDEIEEAIQKQGYFLMNSKGEILLDQSGVVRSNCIDCLDRTNVTQSFLARKSLDSQLQRMGALSSAESISQSDSINDKFKKLWVEHGDELSLEYAGSYALKGDLVRYGRQTLPGLIKDGMSALSRYYLNNSHDGVRQYLPVASAIIVGGITVTTFTLSQVGRSAQHLISSIIFAGLTAGVIALVKANGKQLCSRPRLCGLI